One window of the Zea mays cultivar B73 chromosome 3, Zm-B73-REFERENCE-NAM-5.0, whole genome shotgun sequence genome contains the following:
- the LOC109945308 gene encoding uncharacterized protein, giving the protein MDPYLESNVLLRMMQEMEDEEEELEMATYLHLRRRCARNERRHGGSIPGCVRIHRDYMSGDARIRADYFGAEPMYTDAQFRRRFRMRRHVFERLDVVQQVHPYFI; this is encoded by the exons ATGGACCCGTACTTAGAATCCAATGTTCTTCTTAGGATGATGCAAGAAATggaagatgaagaagaagaattggAGATGGCGACGTACCTGCACCTTAGGAGGCGTTGTGCACGCAACGAGCGTCGTCATGGTGGTTCTATTCCTGGGTGTGTTCGGATTCATCGTGACTACATGAGCGGCGATGCAAGAATCCGAGCGGACTACTTCGGCGCCGAACCCATGTACACGGATGCTCAATTCCGGAGGAG GTTTCGCATGCGTCGCCATGTGTTTGAGCGCCTCGATGTTGTGCAACAAGTCCATCCTTACTTTATTTAG